In a genomic window of Occallatibacter riparius:
- a CDS encoding cupin domain-containing protein translates to MSLKKLIPAAAILFTLGVSAQTMKLDHWTPAQLLERAQHLRQQAAQGDGSASETLEKYPHHYTMLAFRSHSGGGELHENYADLFYILDGNATVVTGGPLVDRHNSGPGEVRGSSVSSGSRQEVKGGDVVHIPAGMTHQMIVPEGSTVTYFVVKVQEKE, encoded by the coding sequence ATGTCACTCAAAAAGCTCATCCCCGCAGCCGCAATCCTGTTCACCTTAGGAGTCTCAGCGCAGACCATGAAGCTCGATCATTGGACCCCGGCCCAGCTCCTCGAGCGGGCACAGCATCTTCGCCAGCAAGCTGCGCAGGGCGATGGCTCCGCCAGCGAAACCCTTGAGAAGTATCCGCACCACTACACCATGCTTGCCTTCCGCAGCCACAGCGGCGGTGGCGAGCTGCACGAGAACTACGCTGACCTCTTCTACATCCTCGACGGCAACGCCACCGTTGTCACTGGCGGCCCGCTCGTTGACCGGCATAACTCCGGTCCTGGCGAGGTACGCGGCTCGTCGGTAAGTAGTGGCTCGCGCCAGGAGGTCAAGGGGGGCGACGTCGTGCACATCCCCGCCGGCATGACGCACCAGATGATCGTGCCAGAAGGCAGCACCGTGACCTACTTCGTCGTCAAGGTTCAGGAGAAGGAATAG
- a CDS encoding XdhC family protein produces the protein MTDLEHILPLWQELERAGAEYVLATVVEVQGSSYRRPGARMLLAADGRRAGTVSGGCLEAEVAKKAWWLTERGPVIERYSTLEDDGDLPYGSGCGGVIFILLERSATARPLLEALHAAWSAREPLAIATVLEGPHIGPRVFAGSAPALSQLTSWQANLEELACAAFEERKPREERIAIDGTETRIWVDYRTARPGLWIFGAGDDAKPLHNLARELGWFVAIADGRTHLATAQRFPAADIIVPLHIENLHRTAPAELDLHPGDAAVLATHSYEQDTHILAFLLSRALERRPNYIGILGPQRRTREALVDAARLLGLTPTTALVDEWLEQINGPTGLDLGADTPASIALSILAEIQKSLTAASALPLKQVRAMRPVESQR, from the coding sequence ATGACTGATCTCGAACACATTCTGCCGCTCTGGCAAGAACTTGAACGCGCCGGGGCAGAGTACGTGCTTGCCACGGTCGTCGAAGTCCAGGGCTCCAGCTACCGCCGGCCCGGTGCGCGCATGTTGCTCGCGGCAGACGGCCGTCGTGCCGGCACCGTAAGCGGCGGATGCCTGGAAGCCGAAGTTGCAAAGAAGGCGTGGTGGCTCACGGAGCGCGGCCCTGTCATCGAGCGCTACTCCACCCTGGAAGACGACGGCGATCTGCCCTACGGCTCCGGCTGCGGCGGCGTGATCTTCATTCTCCTGGAACGCAGCGCAACGGCACGCCCCCTCCTTGAAGCTCTGCACGCCGCATGGTCTGCGCGCGAACCGCTCGCCATCGCCACGGTGCTCGAAGGCCCGCACATCGGCCCACGCGTCTTCGCTGGGAGCGCGCCCGCATTGTCTCAGCTCACATCCTGGCAAGCCAACCTCGAAGAGCTCGCCTGCGCAGCATTCGAGGAACGCAAGCCTCGAGAAGAGCGCATTGCAATCGACGGCACAGAAACCCGTATCTGGGTCGATTACCGCACCGCCCGTCCGGGTCTCTGGATCTTTGGCGCGGGCGACGATGCTAAGCCCCTGCACAATCTCGCCCGAGAGCTCGGCTGGTTTGTTGCCATCGCCGACGGCCGCACACATCTTGCCACCGCGCAGCGATTTCCCGCTGCCGACATCATCGTCCCGCTGCACATCGAAAACCTGCACCGAACTGCGCCGGCGGAACTCGATCTGCATCCCGGAGACGCTGCTGTCCTGGCTACGCACAGCTATGAGCAGGACACCCACATCCTGGCCTTCCTGCTCAGCCGCGCACTAGAGCGGCGCCCGAACTATATCGGAATACTCGGCCCGCAGCGCCGCACCCGCGAAGCCCTCGTCGACGCCGCACGCCTTCTCGGCCTCACGCCAACGACGGCTCTTGTCGACGAGTGGCTTGAGCAGATCAACGGTCCCACCGGCCTCGACCTGGGTGCGGACACCCCGGCGAGCATCGCCCTGTCCATCCTGGCGGAGATTCAGAAGTCCCTCACCGCAGCGTCGGCTCTGCCTCTCAAACAGGTCCGCGCCATGAGGCCAGTGGAATCGCAGCGCTGA
- the kduI gene encoding 5-dehydro-4-deoxy-D-glucuronate isomerase: MRLIQVADAVRYPRMTTEELRAAFLVDGLFNPGQIDLAYIDLDRTVVGSAVPLASPLTLETDPDLRANYFTERREIGILNIGGRGAIHVNGQAHVLAQREALYIGRGNEHISFSSNDAANPAEFYLLSYPAHAVYPVAKVDAASAGSTVLGSPETANHRTIRRLIHLEGARSCQLVMGFTELSPGSVWNTMPPHTHMRRSEVYLYFDLPANERVVHLMGPAHETRHLVVANKQLIISPGWSIHAGVGTASYTFCWGMGGENQVYSDMDPLAIADLL, encoded by the coding sequence ATGAGACTGATCCAGGTTGCCGACGCCGTCCGTTATCCACGCATGACCACTGAAGAGCTGCGCGCCGCGTTCCTCGTCGACGGCCTCTTCAACCCCGGCCAGATCGATCTTGCCTACATCGACCTCGACCGCACCGTCGTTGGTTCGGCGGTGCCTCTCGCGTCGCCGCTCACGCTCGAAACCGATCCCGACCTGCGCGCGAACTACTTCACGGAGCGACGAGAAATCGGAATCCTGAACATTGGCGGGCGCGGCGCTATTCACGTGAACGGACAGGCTCACGTGCTCGCGCAGCGCGAAGCGCTCTACATTGGCCGCGGCAATGAACACATCAGCTTTTCCAGCAACGACGCTGCCAATCCGGCCGAGTTTTACCTCCTCAGCTATCCCGCGCACGCCGTCTATCCAGTTGCGAAGGTCGACGCCGCCTCTGCTGGCTCAACAGTTCTCGGCTCACCGGAGACCGCGAACCACCGCACCATTCGGCGCCTTATCCATCTTGAAGGCGCGCGCAGCTGTCAGCTGGTAATGGGCTTCACGGAGCTGAGCCCTGGCTCTGTGTGGAACACCATGCCGCCGCACACGCACATGCGCCGGTCCGAGGTCTACCTCTACTTCGACCTGCCCGCAAACGAGCGCGTTGTACACTTGATGGGCCCCGCGCACGAAACGCGCCACCTCGTCGTAGCCAACAAGCAGTTGATCATCTCGCCCGGATGGTCGATCCACGCCGGAGTGGGCACGGCGAGCTACACGTTCTGCTGGGGCATGGGCGGCGAAAACCAGGTCTACAGCGACATGGATCCACTCGCCATCGCAGACCTGCTCTGA
- a CDS encoding xanthine dehydrogenase family protein molybdopterin-binding subunit, producing the protein MSTTPASMAAIIGKATPRIDGPLKTTGAAEYSADFHFDRMVHAVPVSATIGNGRITKLDTSAAESMPGVLLVLHHGNIGPLYRTVPGDDNATNSEVRSAFEDETIRYFGQYVAVVVAETLEQATAAASAVKAEYAAETPNVSTKLGDYDGKRKSTSKRGDPDGAFASAPVKLDAVYNTPVETHNPIELHASVAVWDGDNVTMYETSQGVVNHRVVMAQTLGLPVENVRVITRYLGSGFGGKLFPWPHAAMTAVAARKLGRPVKLSVTRRMMFSCVGYRPHTEQHVKIGATKEGKLLALRHDYFNNTSMLDDFDEGCGEATPILYSVANLEVTSAQPRRNMGAPMWMRGPGAVPGLYALESAMNELADQLNMDPLQLRILNDTEKDESNKDIPFSSRHLRECYEVGAKKFGWERRTTGIGSMRRDGKILGWGMGGASWVAIQLPCTAVVEFCANGRLCVRCGTQDIGTGTYTVFAQVLHEKTGVPLEKIDVILGDSGLPGGPMSGGSMVTGSVLDAIANGANGAIKRLQQIAASTDGSPLKGASLETIALTGGRLHTKSQAYTDGAHFADILSAAKLARVSAEGKTTPSWENPKSKGYSLHSFGAQFVEVEYDPEIARVRVSRVVSVIDGGRIINPKAATNQIAGAVVMGVGMGLLEETVYDHRTGQPINGSLADYLVATCADAPDIDVTFLDHPDPIMGEYGARGIAEIGLAGVAPAITAAVYHATGVRVRDLPVRIEDLLQSKVV; encoded by the coding sequence ATGAGCACGACACCCGCATCCATGGCAGCGATCATCGGCAAAGCCACTCCACGCATCGACGGCCCGCTCAAGACCACCGGCGCCGCAGAGTACTCCGCCGACTTCCACTTCGATCGCATGGTGCACGCCGTGCCCGTCTCCGCCACCATCGGCAACGGCCGCATCACAAAGTTGGATACCTCCGCGGCCGAATCCATGCCTGGCGTTCTGCTGGTTCTCCATCACGGCAACATTGGCCCGCTCTACCGCACCGTTCCCGGCGACGACAACGCCACCAACAGCGAAGTCCGCTCTGCCTTTGAAGATGAGACTATCCGCTATTTCGGCCAGTATGTGGCCGTAGTCGTCGCTGAAACCCTCGAGCAGGCCACCGCGGCAGCATCAGCAGTCAAAGCGGAGTACGCCGCAGAAACCCCCAATGTCAGCACCAAACTCGGCGACTACGACGGCAAGCGCAAATCCACGTCGAAGCGTGGAGATCCCGATGGAGCCTTCGCCTCCGCACCCGTCAAACTCGACGCGGTCTACAACACACCCGTCGAGACGCACAATCCGATAGAACTTCACGCTTCGGTCGCTGTATGGGATGGCGATAACGTCACTATGTACGAGACCTCGCAGGGCGTGGTTAATCATCGCGTGGTGATGGCGCAGACCCTGGGGCTTCCCGTCGAGAACGTTCGCGTGATCACGCGCTATCTCGGCTCGGGATTCGGCGGCAAGCTCTTCCCCTGGCCGCACGCGGCAATGACGGCAGTCGCAGCGCGCAAGCTAGGTCGGCCCGTGAAGCTTTCTGTCACGCGCCGCATGATGTTCTCCTGCGTTGGCTACCGTCCCCACACTGAGCAGCACGTGAAGATTGGCGCGACCAAAGAGGGCAAGCTCCTCGCGCTGCGCCATGACTACTTCAACAACACATCGATGCTTGACGACTTCGACGAAGGTTGCGGCGAAGCGACGCCGATCCTTTACAGCGTTGCCAATCTCGAAGTGACCTCTGCGCAGCCGCGCCGCAATATGGGCGCGCCCATGTGGATGCGCGGCCCCGGCGCAGTACCCGGCCTCTACGCGCTCGAATCCGCAATGAACGAGCTCGCCGATCAGCTCAATATGGACCCGCTGCAGCTTCGCATCCTCAACGACACGGAGAAGGACGAGAGCAACAAGGACATCCCCTTTTCTTCTCGTCATCTGCGCGAGTGCTATGAAGTCGGCGCGAAGAAATTTGGCTGGGAGCGCCGCACGACCGGCATTGGCTCCATGCGCCGAGACGGAAAGATTCTCGGCTGGGGCATGGGCGGCGCAAGCTGGGTGGCCATCCAGCTTCCCTGCACCGCCGTCGTGGAGTTCTGCGCCAACGGACGCCTCTGCGTGCGCTGCGGAACGCAGGACATCGGCACCGGCACCTATACCGTCTTCGCGCAGGTGCTGCACGAGAAGACCGGCGTGCCGCTCGAAAAGATCGACGTGATCCTGGGCGACAGTGGGCTGCCCGGCGGGCCAATGTCCGGCGGCTCCATGGTCACCGGCTCTGTGCTCGACGCGATTGCGAACGGCGCGAACGGCGCCATCAAGCGTCTGCAGCAAATCGCTGCATCCACTGACGGCTCGCCGTTGAAAGGCGCTTCGCTCGAGACGATTGCTTTGACGGGCGGCCGGTTGCATACCAAGAGCCAGGCATACACCGATGGCGCGCACTTTGCTGATATCCTCAGCGCCGCAAAGCTCGCTCGCGTCAGTGCCGAAGGCAAGACCACCCCTAGCTGGGAAAACCCCAAGTCAAAGGGCTACTCGCTGCACTCATTCGGCGCGCAGTTTGTGGAAGTGGAGTACGACCCCGAGATTGCGCGCGTGCGCGTGAGCCGGGTCGTCTCCGTGATCGACGGCGGCCGCATCATCAATCCGAAAGCGGCAACCAACCAGATCGCCGGCGCAGTCGTGATGGGCGTGGGCATGGGCCTGCTCGAGGAGACGGTGTACGACCATCGTACGGGCCAGCCGATTAATGGCAGTCTCGCCGACTACCTCGTGGCCACCTGCGCCGATGCACCCGACATCGACGTCACGTTCCTGGATCACCCGGATCCCATCATGGGCGAGTACGGCGCGCGCGGTATCGCGGAGATCGGCCTTGCCGGCGTGGCACCGGCCATCACCGCGGCGGTTTATCACGCCACGGGGGTCCGCGTGCGCGATCTGCCCGTGCGCATTGAAGATCTGCTGCAGTCGAAGGTTGTTTAG
- a CDS encoding uracil-DNA glycosylase — protein MPSSLTALDDFNVRMSACERCSRLREHCTNVAAVRRRAYATWEYWARPVPSFGDPNARVLILGLAPGAHGSNRTGRPFTGDGSGDFLYPVLHEAGFASQPKATSREDGMRLNDLWICSVVRCAPPGNKPTPEELRNCAPWLDEEMTLLKNLRVVVCLGRIAFDGLLAWAKRADVLSSRGGYDFAHGAEFELPNGLRVITSYHPSLQNTNTGKLTKPMFLSVFKRARVLAESAAKTKSSAKRARSK, from the coding sequence ATGCCGTCTTCCCTCACTGCGCTCGATGACTTCAACGTCCGCATGAGTGCCTGCGAGCGCTGCAGCCGTTTGCGCGAACACTGCACCAACGTAGCCGCGGTGCGCCGCCGCGCCTACGCCACTTGGGAGTACTGGGCCCGCCCCGTTCCATCGTTCGGCGATCCGAATGCCCGCGTGCTTATTCTCGGCCTGGCCCCGGGCGCGCACGGATCCAATCGCACTGGCCGCCCCTTCACCGGCGACGGATCTGGCGACTTTCTTTACCCGGTGCTGCACGAAGCCGGCTTCGCTTCGCAGCCAAAAGCGACGTCACGCGAAGACGGGATGCGCCTCAATGACCTCTGGATCTGCTCCGTCGTCCGCTGCGCGCCGCCCGGCAACAAGCCCACGCCGGAAGAGCTGCGCAACTGCGCCCCGTGGCTCGATGAAGAGATGACGCTGCTGAAGAACCTTCGCGTGGTCGTTTGCCTCGGGCGCATCGCATTCGATGGCCTTCTCGCCTGGGCCAAACGCGCCGACGTCCTCTCGTCGCGCGGCGGCTACGACTTCGCGCACGGCGCCGAGTTCGAACTGCCCAACGGCCTGCGCGTCATCACCAGCTATCATCCTTCCTTGCAGAACACCAACACCGGCAAGCTGACGAAACCGATGTTCCTGTCAGTATTCAAGCGCGCCAGAGTTCTCGCCGAATCCGCAGCAAAGACGAAATCATCCGCAAAGAGAGCACGATCGAAATGA
- a CDS encoding DJ-1/PfpI family protein, whose translation MKAAKLLLLAGDFVEDYEIMVPFQALQMVGHSVDAVCPGKKKGDQVRTAIHDFEGDQTYSEKRGHNFTLNATFDEIDVNDYDGLVVPGGRAPEYLRLNEKVLDIVRHFAHEDKPIAALCHGPQLLAAAGVLQGRKLNAYPACAPEVTLAGGTFVKLEFSEAHVDGNLVTGPAWTAHPAWLAKFLEVVEMHLTAPVA comes from the coding sequence ATGAAAGCTGCGAAGCTGCTGTTGCTGGCGGGCGATTTTGTTGAGGACTACGAGATCATGGTGCCGTTTCAGGCTCTGCAAATGGTAGGGCATTCCGTTGATGCCGTCTGCCCCGGTAAGAAGAAGGGTGATCAGGTACGGACTGCGATCCATGACTTCGAGGGAGATCAGACCTATTCGGAGAAGCGCGGACACAACTTCACGCTGAATGCCACATTCGATGAAATCGACGTGAATGATTACGACGGTCTCGTGGTGCCGGGCGGGCGTGCCCCGGAGTACCTTCGGCTGAACGAGAAGGTGCTCGATATCGTGCGGCATTTTGCCCACGAGGACAAGCCGATAGCGGCGTTGTGCCATGGACCGCAGTTGCTTGCGGCTGCCGGGGTGTTACAGGGGCGCAAGCTGAATGCGTATCCGGCATGTGCGCCGGAGGTGACGCTAGCCGGCGGAACGTTTGTGAAGCTGGAGTTCAGCGAGGCACATGTCGATGGAAACCTTGTGACGGGACCAGCGTGGACGGCGCATCCGGCGTGGCTCGCAAAGTTCCTCGAAGTGGTGGAGATGCATCTGACGGCGCCAGTGGCGTAA